In Eubacteriales bacterium mix99, the DNA window ACAGCAGGCTGCAAACACAGCTCCAGGCAGCCTCATCCACATCCTGCCATTTTAAAACGATACCGGGATCTGGGCGGAGAAATTGTCACCATCGGATCCGATGCCCATGCCGTGAATGATGTGGGATATGAAAACAGGAGAGCACTGGAATGGTTGAAACAGGCCGGATTTGACTATGTAACCTTCTTTACAGACAGGCAGCCAGAGTTTGTAAAAATATAAAATGCCGACGCATCCTTTCATGCCTGGTTTCTGTCAGGTTTTGATCCGGAAGAAAACAGTAACAGCAATCAAAAGCATTGAAAAAGTATTGCAGATATATTGGAAATGCATTGGAAATGCAATCAACCGGATACCACGAAGCTTTCGTGATATCCGGTTGATGTTTTCGCCAAATTCTATATCCTATATTGATTTCTATTTATTTCAATTCTATCCCTGGACAGGTCAAAGGACTGTTTCCCTCGCCTTTTTGACAATGTTCTCCACTGTAAAGCCGAATTCTTCAAACAGGATGTTATATTTGCCGGATGCGCCGAAGTGATCCATGGAAATAACATCTCCGTCCAACCCGGTATATTTCTGCCAGCCAAAGGAAGTGCCTGCTTCCACAGCAAGTCTGGCCCGTACCTTTTTCGGCAGTACACTTTCCCTATAGTCTTCCGTCTGCTCTTCAAATATTTCCCAGGAAGGCATGCTGACGACCCGGGCATCGACTCCCTGCTCTTTCAGAACCTTCTGTGCCTGTACAATCAGCTGTACTTCGGAACCGGAAGCCATCAGAATCATATCCGGTATTTCCTTTTCAGAATCCTTCAGGATATAGGCACCCTTCAGTGCACCCCTGCCCGTACCATCCAGCAGAGGCAGGTTCTGACGGGTCAACGCCAAAGCGGTGGGACCGTCGGTTCGGGACAATGCGGACACATAAGCTGCTGCAGTTTCCCTGGAATCTGCGGGCCGGATCACCGTAAAGTTCGGAATGCTGCGCAGGGAAGCCAGCTGCTCAATGGGCTCATGGGTGGGCCCGTCCTCTCCCACACCGATGCTGTCATGAGTCAGAACATAAAGCACCGGCAGCTTCATCATGGCAGACAGCCGCATGGCGCCTTTCATGTAATCACTGAATACAAAGAAAGTGGCAACATAGACGGTTAACCCGCCGTGAGCAGTCATGCCGTTGGCAATGGCTGCCATCGCATGCTCCCGAACGCCAAAATGCAGATTGGAACCTGCATAATCCCGTGCGGAAAAGTTTCCCATATTTTTTATTTCCGTCTTGTTGGAAGGAGCAAGATCTGCGGACCCGCCAATCAGATTGGGAACCTTTTTGATCAGGCGATTGAGTATCTCTCCGGAGGCAGAACGGGTAGCCATATCTCCCTCAAAATGCCAAAACTCCTTGTCATCCAACAAATCTTCCTTTTGGCAGGGCTGATGCCAGGCTTCCCAGTCGGCGGCCAGATCCGGATAATGTTCCTGATAGGGATCCCATAGCTTGTTCCAATCCTCTTCTGCCTTTTGCCCCTGAGAGACAAGTTCCTTCATATGCTCCCTTATCTCATCCGGTACATAGAAGGATTTATCCGGATAATAATGCAGAAATTCCTTGGCAGCCTGGACGTTCTCCGCACCGAGGGGTGCGCCGTGAGCAGCGGCAGTACCCTGCTTTGCAGGCGCTCCGTATCCAATCACGGTACGTACGATAATCATGCTGGGCTTTTCCGTCTCCTGTCTGGCTTCCTTCAATGCTGCTTCAATGGCATCCGTATCGTTGCCGTCCTCCACCCGCAGCACCTGCCATCCGTATGCTTCATAACGTTTGCCCACATCTTCCGTAAAAGCGATATCCGTACTTCCTTCAATGCTGATGGAATTGGAATCATACAGAAGAATCAGTTTTCCAAGCTTCAGCGTGCCGGCCAGTGAAGAGGCTTCTCCAGAAATGCCCTCCATCAGGCAGCCATCCCCGCATAAAGCATAGGTATAATGGTTTACGATCTCATATCCGGGCCGGTTGAACTTTGCTGCCAAATGGGCTTCCGCCATTGCCATGCCCACTGCATTGGCAATTCCTTGTCCCAGTGGGCCCGTGGTCACCTCCACTCCGGCTGTGTGGCCGTATTCCGGATGTCCGGGAGTCCTGCTGCCCCATTGCCGGAAATTCTTCAGATCCTCCATTGTCAGACCGTATCCAAATAAATGAAGGAGGGAATAAAGCATCATGGATCCGTGCCCTGCGGAAAGAACAAACCGATCCCGGTCTGCCCACGATGGATCCCTGGGATTATGTTTCAAAACCTTTGCCCAAAGGGTATAAGCCATGGGAGCCGATCCCATCGGCAGTCCCGGATGGCCGGATTTTGCCTTTTCCACTGCTTCTGCCGATAAAATACGTATGGAATTGATGCATAGCTGGTCAATCTTGTTCATCCGTTCATCCTCCTGTTTATTTCCTGTCAATAATTTTGCAATCGCTTCTATTATATTCTATTGAGCAGCGATATTCAAATCCTAAATGAATCACGACAGAGACGGACTATAGGCTGTTTACGGCTATCCGGCCATTGTGGTATCCACCCTAAATGAATCATGACAGGGACGAACTTCGTGGGTCGGTCGCCTGCATTGCCCACATAGCGGAATAAACGCCGCCTTTCGCCAGCAGATCCGGATGTGTACCCTCTTCCACAATCCTTCGGATTGAAAAGGCCTGCAGACGTCTCAAACAATCCGGTCAGCCCATATCGGACATTGCTGAGTCCGTGGGATATGCCAATCAATTTTACTTCGCCAGGGAATTCAAGCGGCTCACAAGAATGACCCCGAGTGAATATCGAATGAATCCGGAGAGGAGCGAAATTCTCAGTTATCATACCTTTGTACGGCCCTTCAGCCAGCAGGAATGGGAGAACCATTCCATTTAGGCGGGGAATCCGGGCAACCCATATATCGTCTGGCTGCCCGCAATTCCACTACGCAGCCGCAAAGAGCGCAAAACCCATTCACCAGATGGGCACACTCCCTGCAGCTTTTCAGTCTTTCCCGATACACCCCATCCTCCGTGCGCCGTTCCATCGGCATATTGTTCAGCCGGTCTCGTACCAAAGCCCAGAACTCTTTCTGATCTTCCATTTCACGAAGCAGACAGCGGCATGGCTCAATACTGATTGACATTATTTTACCGCCAGCTCCACTATACTGCAGGGCGGCATATGAAGTTCCAGCGCGGATCCTCCCCAGGTTTCCTTTGCCGTATAATCTGAAAAAATCTCCGGATGTACCGTCTCCGGCGCTTCAAAGGTATTGTGGGACCTCATGCTGCCATGCAGAATTCTCCCCCGGACCTGCTTTGCTTGCTTTCCCAGCAGCTCGCAGGAAATCACGGCATCCTCTTCCCCGGAAAGGTTGGCAATGGTAATATGAACCTGTCCGTTTTCATCCACGGAAGCGGACTCATGAAGCTGAGGGATGCCGCCGACCTGCCGTGTTTCCAGATAGCTTTCCAGCAATTCCGCGTTCTGATGATTTTTATAAAGATCAAAGACATAATAGGTCGGGGTCCGCAGCATCTTTTCCCCCTCGGTGAGAAGAACCGCCTGAAGCACGTTTACCATCTGCGCCAGATTTGCCATAACAACCCGATCACTGTTCTTGTTGAAGATATTCAATGTAACCGCCGCAATCATGGCATCCCGCATGGTATTCTGCTGATAAAGGAATCCCGGATTGGTTCCCGGTTCCACATCATACCAGCTGCCCCATTCATCCACGACCAGACCCACCCGCTTTTCCGGATCATACCGATCCATGATCCCGCTGTGGCGGGAAATCAGTTCCTTCATTTGCAGGGCAGCCTCTAAAGTAGCGTAATATTCTTCCGTATTAAAATCCGTGGAAGAGCCCTTGTGCTGCCAATTCCCGGACGGGATCGTGTAATAATGCAGACTCAGACCGTCCATGTACTTCCCGGCAATCTTCATAACCGTATCCGTCCAGTGATAATCATCTGCATTGGGTCCGCAGGCGATCCGGAACACGTGATTGTCTCCATAATTCCGTACATAGGTCTGATACCGGCGATACAGATCCGCGTAATACTCCGGCCGCATATTGCCGCCACATCCCCAGTTCTCGTTGCCGATGCCAAAATACCTTACCCGCCAGGCTTTATCCCGACCGTTTTTTCGCCGCAGGTCTGCCATGGGAGAAACGCCGTCAAAGGTCAGATATTCCATCCACTCGCTCATTTCCCGGACGCTTCCGCTGCCCACATTTCCATTGACATAGGGCTCACAGCCCAACTGCCGGCAAAGCTCCATAAACTCATGCGTGCCAAAGGAGTTATCTTCCACAACACCTCCCCAGTGGGTATTGATCATCTTTTTTCGATTTTCCTTCGGTCCGACGCCGTCTTTCCAGTGATATTCATCCGCAAAACATCCTCCCGGCCAGCGAAGCACCGGAATCCGGATTGCTCTCAGGGCCTCTACAACATCGTTCCGGATGCCGTGGGTATTGGGAACGGGAGAATCCTCCCCCACATAAATTCCGTTGTAAATGCAGCGGCCCAGATGTTCGGAAAAATGTCCGTAAATTTCCGGATGAATCCGGCTTTTTCTGTGATTGGCGTTTACAATATATTTTGTCATGAAATCGCCTCTCCCTTGTTCCTGATCTGTTTTCTGCCTTTCGGATTGCCCTCTTTTATTGTCTCTTTCTTTGCCTTTTCCCTTTCTTTGTCTTTGCCTTATCCTGGCCTTTTGTCTTTGCTTTTTGTCTTTGTCCCTCCTTGTTATCCTTTCAGTTTCCACGCAAGGTCAGAAAGGAAGAGATCGTGCTCCAGCTGCTCCGGCCGGGTATCGCGATGGATATGTACAAACTCGATGTCCATCATCCGGGCCCAATCCTTAAGCATCTCCGCATCGCAGTCCCGGCTTAGCACAGTATGATGTGCACCCCCGGCCAGGATCCAGCATTCCACTCCCGTGGTCAAATCCGGCTCAGGCTTCCACATCACACGGGCCACAGGCAAATTGGGCATGGTCTGCGTCGGCTTTACACACTCAATGTCCTGAACGATCAGCCGCAGGCGTCCACCCATGTCTATCAGACTGGCCACAACAGCCGGTCCTGCCTTGCCTTCAAACACCAGCCGCGCAGGAGCCTCCCGGTTGCCGATTCCCAGATCGTGCACTTCAATCCTGGGCTTCTCCGCCGCCAGGGACGGGCATACCTCCAGCATATGCGCTCCCAGGGAAATGCCGTTTTTCAAGTCATAGTTATAATCCTCCATAAAGGCCGTACCGCCGCCCATACCGTGGGTCATTGCCTTCACAATGGCCGTCAGGGCGGAAACCTTCCAGTCCCCTTCCCCGCCATATCCGTAGCCCTGGCGCATCAGATCCTGACTGGCAAGGCCCGGAAGCTGTTTCATTCCATACAGATCCTCAAAGGTATTGCTAAACGCCATACATCCTTCCTCATCCAGCATACGCTTTATGGCAATTTCCTCCCGCGCCTGATACCGAACGGTTTCCAGATCATCCGTCGCAAATTCATAATTTTTCCGATATTCCGACATGCAATCCTCTATCT includes these proteins:
- a CDS encoding alpha-N-arabinofuranosidase produces the protein MTKYIVNANHRKSRIHPEIYGHFSEHLGRCIYNGIYVGEDSPVPNTHGIRNDVVEALRAIRIPVLRWPGGCFADEYHWKDGVGPKENRKKMINTHWGGVVEDNSFGTHEFMELCRQLGCEPYVNGNVGSGSVREMSEWMEYLTFDGVSPMADLRRKNGRDKAWRVRYFGIGNENWGCGGNMRPEYYADLYRRYQTYVRNYGDNHVFRIACGPNADDYHWTDTVMKIAGKYMDGLSLHYYTIPSGNWQHKGSSTDFNTEEYYATLEAALQMKELISRHSGIMDRYDPEKRVGLVVDEWGSWYDVEPGTNPGFLYQQNTMRDAMIAAVTLNIFNKNSDRVVMANLAQMVNVLQAVLLTEGEKMLRTPTYYVFDLYKNHQNAELLESYLETRQVGGIPQLHESASVDENGQVHITIANLSGEEDAVISCELLGKQAKQVRGRILHGSMRSHNTFEAPETVHPEIFSDYTAKETWGGSALELHMPPCSIVELAVK
- a CDS encoding DUF6171 family protein; the encoded protein is MSISIEPCRCLLREMEDQKEFWALVRDRLNNMPMERRTEDGVYRERLKSCRECAHLVNGFCALCGCVVELRAARRYMGCPDSPPKWNGSPIPAG
- the araA gene encoding L-arabinose isomerase, with the translated sequence MKEKQYAFWFVVGSQFLYGPETLAQVERDGRAIADGLNGSGNLPYDMVYKDTVKTAGGIEKLIREANYDDECAGIITFCHTFSPSKMWINGLGLLQKPWLHFHTQFNEEIPNEAMDMDYMNLHQSAHGDREHGFIGARMRKARKIVVGYWKDEETQKKIGKWMRAAVGAAVSRRMKVMRFGDNMREVAVTEGDKVEAQIKLGWQVNTWPVGTLVEYMDAVTDAEIEDCMSEYRKNYEFATDDLETVRYQAREEIAIKRMLDEEGCMAFSNTFEDLYGMKQLPGLASQDLMRQGYGYGGEGDWKVSALTAIVKAMTHGMGGGTAFMEDYNYDLKNGISLGAHMLEVCPSLAAEKPRIEVHDLGIGNREAPARLVFEGKAGPAVVASLIDMGGRLRLIVQDIECVKPTQTMPNLPVARVMWKPEPDLTTGVECWILAGGAHHTVLSRDCDAEMLKDWARMMDIEFVHIHRDTRPEQLEHDLFLSDLAWKLKG
- the tkt gene encoding transketolase codes for the protein MNKIDQLCINSIRILSAEAVEKAKSGHPGLPMGSAPMAYTLWAKVLKHNPRDPSWADRDRFVLSAGHGSMMLYSLLHLFGYGLTMEDLKNFRQWGSRTPGHPEYGHTAGVEVTTGPLGQGIANAVGMAMAEAHLAAKFNRPGYEIVNHYTYALCGDGCLMEGISGEASSLAGTLKLGKLILLYDSNSISIEGSTDIAFTEDVGKRYEAYGWQVLRVEDGNDTDAIEAALKEARQETEKPSMIIVRTVIGYGAPAKQGTAAAHGAPLGAENVQAAKEFLHYYPDKSFYVPDEIREHMKELVSQGQKAEEDWNKLWDPYQEHYPDLAADWEAWHQPCQKEDLLDDKEFWHFEGDMATRSASGEILNRLIKKVPNLIGGSADLAPSNKTEIKNMGNFSARDYAGSNLHFGVREHAMAAIANGMTAHGGLTVYVATFFVFSDYMKGAMRLSAMMKLPVLYVLTHDSIGVGEDGPTHEPIEQLASLRSIPNFTVIRPADSRETAAAYVSALSRTDGPTALALTRQNLPLLDGTGRGALKGAYILKDSEKEIPDMILMASGSEVQLIVQAQKVLKEQGVDARVVSMPSWEIFEEQTEDYRESVLPKKVRARLAVEAGTSFGWQKYTGLDGDVISMDHFGASGKYNILFEEFGFTVENIVKKARETVL